One part of the Lemur catta isolate mLemCat1 chromosome 13, mLemCat1.pri, whole genome shotgun sequence genome encodes these proteins:
- the LOC123649416 gene encoding olfactory receptor 6F1-like — protein MDGRNQTAVTEFIFLGFSGVPSLQLTLFVLFLMTYLLSLMANTLIIFIVLTDSTLQTPMYIFLGNLSFLEIWYTTATVPKLLATCLSQLVTISVFGCVTQYYFFFSMGATECILLAAMAYDRYVAVCSPLHYARLMSLQICLRFSVGSWIGGFTAPLLPTILISRLHFCGPQKINHFFCDSDPIFKLSCSDTFLVEALGYTCSSVVILSSFLLTMSSYGNIVVTIVRLSSREARKKTFSTCTAHFTVVTIYYGTIIFAYVRPPAKYNFTIGKVVSVFYCVVTPLVNPLIYTLRNKDVKKAFRKVLAQKRFVLARNKQEF, from the coding sequence ATGGATGGAAGGAACCAAACAGCAGTGACAGAGTTCATTTTCCTTGGGTTTTCGGGGGTTCCCTCTCTGCAGCTCACATTATTTGTGCTGTTTCTCATGACATATCTGCTCTCCCTCATGGCTAACACCCTCATCATTTTCATTGTTCTGACGGATTCCACACTGCAGACACCCATGTACATTTTCTTAGGAAATCTGTCCTTCCTAGAGATCTGGTACACTACAGCCACGGTGCCTAAATTGCTGGCCACCTGCCTCTCACAGCTTGTCACCATCTCTGTCTTTGGCTGTGTTACCCAGTACTACTTTTTTTTCTCCATGGGAGCTACAGAGTGCATCCTGCTGGCAGCCATGGCCTATGATCGGTACGTGGCTGTGTGCAGCCCACTGCACTACGCGCGACTCATGAGTCTGCAGATCTGCTTGCGGTTTTCGGTCGGATCCTGGATCGGGGGCTTCACTGCCCCTCTCCTACCTACCATACTCATCTCTCGTCTACACTTTTGTGGCCCCCAGAAGATCAACCATTTCTTTTGTGACTCGGACCCCATTTTTAAGCTCTCCTGCTCAGATACATTCTTGGTGGAGGCCTTGGGCTACACGTGTAGCTCTGTGGTGATTCTGAGTTCTTTCCTTCTGACTATGTCCTCCTATGGCAACATAGTGGTTACAATAGTCAGGCTGTCTTCCCGGGAGGCTCGGAAGAAAACCTTCTCCACCTGCACTGCCCACTTCACGGTAGTCACCATCTATTATGGCACCATTATCTTTGCCTACGTCCGCCCGCCAGCCAAGTACAACTTTACCATTGGTAAAGTGGTCTCGGTGTTCTACTGTGTGGTTACTCCACTGGTGAACCCTCTCATATATACCCTGAGAAACAAAGATGTGAAGAAAGCTTTCAGGAAAGTTCTAGCACAAAAGAGATTTGTCTTGGCCAGAAACAAGCAGGAGTTCTGA